A part of Alphaproteobacteria bacterium genomic DNA contains:
- a CDS encoding SDR family NAD(P)-dependent oxidoreductase: MNDETNIMVRPLADCAVLITGGTSGIGLASARALAEAGARRFVLNGRNAERAEAARLSLAETAPEAEIHLALGDASSQAGAQGAVAACLDAFGRIDVLLNSAGGDVLPRLLHEQGMDEIEAVLRGELLSTILPTRAALEPMMAQGAAARSSPSPPTPPRWRHRARPSSARRSPVS, encoded by the coding sequence ATGAACGACGAGACCAACATCATGGTGCGGCCCTTGGCGGACTGTGCGGTGCTGATTACCGGCGGCACCTCGGGTATTGGTTTGGCCTCGGCGAGAGCGCTGGCCGAGGCCGGCGCCCGGCGCTTCGTGCTCAACGGCCGCAACGCCGAACGGGCCGAGGCGGCGCGCCTGAGCCTGGCCGAGACGGCGCCCGAGGCCGAAATCCACCTGGCGCTGGGCGATGCCTCCAGCCAAGCCGGCGCCCAGGGCGCGGTGGCGGCTTGCCTCGACGCTTTCGGGCGCATCGACGTGTTGCTCAATTCGGCCGGCGGCGACGTGCTGCCGAGGCTTTTGCACGAACAGGGCATGGACGAGATCGAGGCCGTGCTGCGAGGCGAGCTCCTGTCGACCATCCTGCCCACCCGGGCCGCATTGGAGCCCATGATGGCGCAAGGCGCGGCGGCTCGATCATCGCCATCGCCTCCGACGCCGCCAAGGTGGCGACACCGGGCGAGGCCGTCATCGGCGCGGCGCTCGCCGGTATCCTGA
- a CDS encoding SDR family oxidoreductase: MATPGEAVIGAALAGILMFTRTAAIEAKRSGVRLNCITPSIVRGTPHYDKLMADKFAGRLFAKAEQRANLGVVEPEDLAQLVVYLASPAAAKLSGQGISLNGGITAA; the protein is encoded by the coding sequence GTGGCGACACCGGGCGAGGCCGTCATCGGCGCGGCGCTCGCCGGTATCCTGATGTTCACCCGCACCGCCGCCATCGAGGCCAAGCGCTCCGGCGTGCGCCTCAACTGCATCACGCCCTCGATCGTCCGGGGCACGCCGCACTACGACAAGCTGATGGCCGACAAGTTCGCCGGCCGGCTTTTCGCCAAGGCCGAACAGCGCGCCAACCTGGGCGTCGTCGAGCCCGAGGATCTGGCGCAGTTGGTGGTCTACCTGGCCAGCCCGGCGGCGGCCAAGCTGAGCGGCCAGGGGATTAGTTTGAACGGGGGGATTACGGCGGCCTAG